The Desulfoscipio gibsoniae DSM 7213 genome contains a region encoding:
- a CDS encoding YqzL family protein produces MFLTADFFWRLFESTGSIRAYMLYRRLIVH; encoded by the coding sequence ATGTTTTTAACCGCCGATTTTTTTTGGAGGCTGTTTGAATCAACGGGTTCCATCCGGGCATACATGCTGTACAGAAGACTTATTGTCCACTAG